One genomic segment of Suncus etruscus isolate mSunEtr1 chromosome 15, mSunEtr1.pri.cur, whole genome shotgun sequence includes these proteins:
- the LOC126030178 gene encoding deoxyribonuclease-2-alpha-like → MAAPSSLLLAILLWVPAETLTCIGDSGKPVDWFVIYKLPKKCDDGSAVPDRSVLPNGLSYKYLDAKSKDWQDGVGTIREPKGALALTLAPLYQNNKSQIAFLLYNDQPPPLTGKTNGQSGHSKGVVLLDLDEGFWLVHSVPKFPPHTSNPAFSWPSNAQCYGQTLFCVTFPSSQFHDIGKQLSYIYPLVYDKDLKIIEDNLPELVAVAKGQRVQREPWKRSVNLISKAGATFQSFAKASNFKDDLYSGWVAEALGSDLQVQFWRRKTMPPSCSGQYHVSDVINIEFPGGPSYRSTKDHSKWAVASTSTKTWVCVSDLNRSYGGYLRGGGALCTQIRNLFNSFKSLVKMVQPCPHPVHPSS, encoded by the exons ATGGCAGCCCCGAGCTCACTGCTGCTGGCCATACTGCTGTGGGTCCCTGCAGAGACGCTGACCTGCATCGGGGACTCGGGGAAACCTGTGGACTG GTTTGTCATCTATAAGCTGCCTAAAAAGTGTGATGACGGGTCTGCGGTGCCCGATAGATCTGTACTGCCCAACGGTCTGAGCTACAAGTACTTGGATGCCAAGTCCAAAGACTGGCAGGATGGAGTGGGCACCATCAGAGAGCCGAAGGGAGCTTTGGCACTCACCTTGGCACCACTTTACCAGAATAACAAAAGCCAG ATTGCCTTCCTGCTCTACAATGACCAGCCCCCCCCACTCACCGGGAAAACCAATGGGCAATCTGGGCATTCCAAGG GGGTGGTGCTCCTGGACCTAGATGAGGGTTTCTGGCTAGTCCACAGTGTGCCCAAGTTCCCTCCACATACAAGCAATCCGGCATTCAGCTGGCCCTCAAATGCACAATGTTATGGGCAGACACTGTTCTGTGTGAcatttccttcctcccagttCCATGACATTG GCAAACAGCTGTCCTATATCTACCCATTGGTGTATGACAAGGATCTGAAAATCATCGAAGACAATCTGCCTGAACTGGTGGCTGTGGCTAAGGGTCAGCGTGTGCAACGGGAGCCATGGAAAAGGAGCGTGAACCTGATCTCCAAGGCAGGTGCCACCTTCCAGAGTTTTGCCAAGGCTAGCAATTTTAAAGATG ACCTGTACTCGGGCTGGGTGGCAGAAGCCCTGGGCAGCGACCTGCAGGTTCAGTTCTGGCGCAGGAAGACCATGCCTCCCAGCTGCTCGGGGCAGTACCACGTGTCTGATGTGATCAATATCGAGTTCCCGGGAGGGCCATCCTACAGGTCCACAAAGGACCACTCCAAGTGGGCTGTTGCCTCTACATCTACAAAGACCTGGGTCTGTGTGAGCGACCTGAATCGGAGCTATGGTGGGTACTTGCGGGGCGGAGGTGCCCTTTGCACTCAGATCCGCAACCTCTTCAATTCCTTCAAGTCTCTGGTGAAGATGGTCCAACCTTGTCCACACCCTGTCCATCCATCATCCTAA